The Pseudomonas sp. DG56-2 genome contains a region encoding:
- a CDS encoding serine/threonine transporter → MNEQAQSVDQRFESTPVALSSWSRQDTTWMLGLFGTAIGAGTLFLPINAGVGGFWPLLILALLAFPMTYYAHRGLTRFVLSGRDGTDITDVVEEHFGLSAGALITLLYFLAIFPILLIYSVALTNTVGSFLEHQLHIEPPPRIVLSFVLILGLLAIVRCGEQATVKVMSLLVYPFIVALAFLAVFLIPHWNGGILSTASELPSGSAFLHTLWLAIPVMVFSFNHSPIISAFAVDQKRRYGVHADERSGQILCRAHLLMVAMVMFFVFSCVLTLTPAQLAEAKQQNLSILSYLANHFSNPTIAFAAPIIAFIAIAKSFLGHYIGASEGLKGLVAKTGKRPGAKALDRVTAAFMLVICWIVATLNPSILGMIESFGGPVIAAILFLMPMYAIRKVPAMRKYSGHISNVFVTVVGLVAISALVYSLMG, encoded by the coding sequence ATGAACGAGCAGGCCCAAAGCGTTGATCAACGCTTCGAATCGACCCCAGTTGCCCTCAGCAGTTGGTCCCGTCAGGACACCACCTGGATGCTGGGCCTGTTTGGCACAGCCATCGGCGCCGGAACCTTGTTCCTGCCGATCAACGCCGGGGTAGGGGGCTTCTGGCCTCTGTTGATCCTGGCGTTGCTGGCGTTCCCGATGACCTATTACGCTCACCGTGGCCTGACCCGCTTCGTGTTGTCCGGACGCGATGGCACCGACATCACCGATGTTGTCGAAGAGCACTTCGGCCTGAGTGCAGGTGCTTTGATCACCTTGCTGTACTTCCTGGCAATCTTCCCGATTCTGCTGATCTACAGCGTGGCCCTGACCAACACGGTCGGCAGCTTTCTGGAGCACCAGCTGCATATCGAGCCACCGCCACGCATCGTTCTGTCATTTGTGCTGATCCTCGGCTTGCTGGCCATTGTGCGCTGCGGTGAACAGGCCACCGTCAAGGTCATGAGCCTGCTGGTCTATCCCTTCATTGTCGCCCTGGCGTTTCTCGCGGTATTTCTGATTCCGCACTGGAATGGTGGCATCTTGAGCACCGCCAGCGAGCTGCCGTCAGGCTCAGCGTTCCTGCATACCTTGTGGCTGGCCATTCCGGTGATGGTGTTCTCTTTCAACCACTCGCCGATCATTTCAGCCTTTGCGGTTGATCAGAAGCGTCGCTATGGCGTCCATGCCGATGAGCGCAGCGGGCAGATCCTGTGCCGCGCACACCTGCTGATGGTGGCAATGGTGATGTTCTTCGTGTTCAGTTGCGTGCTGACCCTGACCCCTGCGCAGTTGGCTGAAGCCAAGCAACAGAACCTGTCGATTCTTTCCTACCTGGCCAACCATTTCAGCAATCCGACCATCGCCTTTGCCGCGCCGATCATTGCTTTTATCGCCATTGCCAAGTCGTTCCTGGGGCATTACATCGGCGCCAGTGAAGGGCTCAAGGGGCTGGTAGCGAAAACCGGCAAGCGCCCGGGTGCCAAGGCGCTGGATCGTGTTACTGCTGCTTTCATGCTGGTGATCTGCTGGATCGTTGCCACGCTCAACCCGAGCATCCTGGGCATGATCGAGAGCTTCGGTGGCCCGGTCATTGCGGCGATTCTGTTCCTGATGCCGATGTACGCTATCCGTAAGGTGCCGGCCATGCGCAAGTACAGTGGTCACATCTCCAACGTATTTGTGACAGTTGTAGGTCTGGTGGCCATCTCGGCCCTGGTCTACTCGTTGATGGGTTGA
- the tpx gene encoding thiol peroxidase, whose amino-acid sequence MAQVTLKGNPVQVKGDLPKVGSQAPAFSLVGAGLADVTLASLAGKRKVLNIFPSVDTPTCATSVRTFNKKAGELNNTVVLCISADLPFAQARFCGAEGLENVQNLSTLRGREFIENYGVAIADGPLAGLTARAVVVLDENDKVLHAELVGEIADEPNYDAALAVLK is encoded by the coding sequence ATGGCTCAAGTGACTCTCAAAGGCAACCCGGTTCAAGTCAAGGGCGACCTGCCGAAGGTTGGTTCCCAGGCGCCAGCATTTTCCCTGGTTGGTGCAGGTCTGGCTGACGTGACCCTGGCCAGCCTGGCCGGCAAGCGCAAAGTGCTGAACATCTTCCCAAGCGTTGACACCCCTACCTGCGCCACTTCGGTTCGCACCTTCAACAAGAAAGCCGGTGAGCTGAACAATACCGTGGTGCTGTGCATCTCGGCTGACCTGCCGTTCGCTCAGGCACGCTTCTGCGGCGCTGAAGGCCTGGAAAATGTCCAGAACCTGTCGACCCTGCGTGGCCGTGAATTCATCGAAAACTATGGTGTTGCTATCGCCGATGGCCCACTGGCCGGCCTGACTGCTCGTGCCGTCGTAGTACTGGACGAGAACGACAAAGTGCTGCATGCCGAACTGGTGGGCGAAATCGCTGACGAGCCGAACTATGATGCAGCGTTGGCAGTGTTGAAGTGA
- a CDS encoding MdtA/MuxA family multidrug efflux RND transporter periplasmic adaptor subunit: MVDQPMLSRSRSSRRWLVGLLILLLVASLCWWLWPSPAADKAAGAPGGKGGRPGFGAFGGPVPVRVEPATVGNFPVYLKALGTVTATNTVNVRSRVGGELVKINFQEGQQVRAGDLLAEIDPRSYQIALQQAEGTLAQNQAQLKNAQIDLERYKGLYAEDSIAKQTLDTQVALVGQYQGTIKTNMAAVGDAKLNLEFTRIRAPISGRLGLRQLDVGNLVAANDTTALVVITQTHPITVAFTLPESELNTVLARYRSGAKLPVEAWDRGDLKQQAVGVLRSLDNQIDTTTGTLKFKAFFENQDEALFPNQFVNVRLLADTLQNVVLAPSAAIQFGIDGSFVYVMEGDKKVRIRKLTLGASDGDHTVITEGLAKGERVVLEGTDRLRDGSEVEVVNDSSEVPVTPGQHLQGQDSKDASAATDRKNKAGA, encoded by the coding sequence ATGGTCGATCAACCGATGCTTTCTCGTTCCCGTTCCTCCCGTCGCTGGCTCGTTGGCCTGCTGATCCTGCTGCTGGTTGCCAGTCTTTGCTGGTGGCTGTGGCCGTCTCCAGCGGCGGACAAGGCGGCCGGCGCCCCCGGCGGCAAGGGCGGGCGACCTGGTTTCGGTGCCTTCGGTGGGCCGGTTCCGGTGCGCGTCGAGCCTGCCACCGTGGGCAATTTCCCGGTCTACCTCAAGGCTCTGGGGACGGTGACCGCGACCAATACGGTCAACGTGCGCAGCCGGGTAGGCGGTGAGTTGGTCAAGATCAACTTCCAGGAAGGGCAGCAGGTCAGGGCTGGCGACCTGCTCGCAGAAATTGACCCGCGCAGTTACCAGATCGCCCTGCAGCAGGCCGAGGGCACCCTGGCCCAGAATCAGGCGCAACTGAAAAACGCCCAGATCGACCTGGAGCGCTACAAAGGTTTGTACGCCGAGGACAGTATTGCCAAGCAGACCCTCGACACGCAGGTGGCGTTGGTCGGTCAGTACCAAGGTACCATCAAGACCAATATGGCCGCTGTCGGCGATGCCAAGCTGAACCTTGAATTCACCCGTATTCGCGCACCGATCAGCGGGCGCCTTGGCCTGCGCCAACTCGATGTCGGCAACCTGGTTGCCGCTAACGACACCACGGCATTGGTAGTGATTACCCAGACCCATCCAATAACCGTCGCCTTCACCTTGCCCGAGTCGGAATTGAACACCGTGCTTGCGCGCTATCGCAGTGGTGCCAAGCTGCCGGTCGAAGCCTGGGACAGGGGTGACCTCAAGCAGCAGGCGGTGGGCGTATTGCGCAGCCTCGACAACCAGATTGACACAACCACGGGCACCCTGAAATTCAAAGCCTTCTTCGAAAACCAGGATGAAGCGCTGTTCCCTAACCAGTTCGTCAATGTGCGCCTGCTCGCCGACACCTTGCAGAATGTAGTGCTGGCCCCCTCGGCGGCCATTCAGTTCGGTATTGACGGGTCTTTCGTGTATGTCATGGAGGGCGACAAAAAGGTCCGGATCCGAAAGCTGACTCTGGGCGCCAGTGACGGCGATCACACGGTTATCACCGAAGGCCTGGCCAAGGGCGAGCGGGTCGTGCTCGAAGGCACCGATCGTCTGCGTGACGGTAGCGAGGTGGAGGTTGTCAACGACAGCTCCGAGGTACCGGTTACGCCCGGTCAGCATCTGCAGGGCCAGGACAGCAAAGATGCCTCGGCTGCTACGGATCGCAAGAACAAGGCTGGCGCATGA
- a CDS encoding MdtB/MuxB family multidrug efflux RND transporter permease subunit encodes MNISRLFILRPVATTLSMLAIVLAGLIAYTMLPVAALPQVDYPTIRVMTLYPGASPQVMTSAVTAPLERQFGQMPGLTQMASTSSGGASVLTLRFSLDMNMDVAEQQVQAAINAASNLLPSDLPAPPVYNKVNPADTPVLTLAISSKTMPLPKLNDLVDTRVAQKIAQIGGVGMVSIAGGQRQAVRIKVNPDALAAAGLNLADVRTLIGASNVNQPKGNFDGPTRVSMLDANDQLRSPEEYANLILAYNNGAPLRLKDVAEIVDGAENERLAAWANQNQAVLLNIQRQPGANVIEVVDRIKTLLPSITDNLPAGLDVSVLTDRTQTIRASVKDVQHELLLAIALVVMVTFVFLRRFSATIIPSVAVPLSLIGTFAVMHLAGFSINNLTLMALTIATGFVVDDAIVMLENISRHIEEGETPMQAALKGARQIGFTLISLTFSLIAVLIPLLFMADVVGRLFREFAITLAVAILISLVVSLTLTPMMCARLLKREPTEDEQGRFYRASGASIDWMIAWYGRGLQWVLKHQPLTLLVAVATLGLTVLLYLVVPKGFFPLQDTGVIQGISEAPQSVSFAAMSERQQQLSALILKDPAVQSLSSYIGVDGDNATLNSGRLLINLKPHGERDLTAAQVIARLQPEVDKLAGIRLFMQPVQDLSIEDRVSRTQYQFSLSSPDADLLALWSGKLVDALQQRPELTDVASDLQDKGLQVFLVIDRDAASRLGINVADITNALYDAFGQRQISTIYTQASQYRVVLQAEAASSLGPQVLEQIHVKATDGGQVRLSSLARIEQRQAQLAIAHIGQFPAVMMSFNLAQGVALGDAVKAIEQVQQDIGMPVGVQTRFQGAAEAFQASLSSTLLLILAAVVTMYIVLGVLYESYIHPVTILSTLPSAAVGALLALILSGNDLGMIAIIGIILLIGIVKKNAIMMIDFALEAERNQGMPPQAAIYQAALLRFRPILMTTLAALFGAIPLMLASGSGAELRQPLGLVMVGGLLVSQVLTLFTTPVIYLYFDRLARRFRQPRLAGESV; translated from the coding sequence ATGAACATCTCGCGGCTGTTCATCCTGCGCCCGGTGGCCACCACCCTGAGCATGCTGGCCATCGTCCTGGCCGGCCTGATCGCCTACACCATGCTGCCGGTAGCAGCGCTACCCCAGGTCGATTATCCGACCATCAGGGTCATGACCCTGTACCCGGGTGCCAGCCCGCAAGTGATGACCAGCGCGGTTACGGCGCCTTTGGAGCGTCAGTTCGGGCAAATGCCGGGGCTGACCCAGATGGCCTCGACCAGCTCTGGCGGGGCCTCGGTACTGACCCTGCGCTTTAGCCTCGACATGAACATGGACGTTGCCGAACAGCAGGTGCAGGCAGCGATCAACGCCGCCAGCAATCTACTGCCGAGCGATCTGCCGGCGCCGCCGGTGTACAACAAGGTCAACCCAGCGGATACCCCGGTGCTGACCCTGGCCATCTCCTCGAAAACCATGCCGTTGCCCAAGCTCAACGACCTGGTCGATACCCGCGTAGCGCAGAAAATTGCCCAGATAGGCGGAGTTGGCATGGTCAGCATCGCGGGTGGCCAGCGTCAGGCGGTGCGAATCAAGGTCAATCCCGATGCCCTGGCCGCGGCCGGGCTCAACCTTGCAGACGTGCGCACGTTGATCGGTGCTTCCAACGTCAACCAGCCCAAAGGCAACTTCGATGGCCCAACCCGTGTATCGATGCTCGATGCCAATGATCAACTGCGCTCGCCCGAGGAATACGCCAACCTGATCCTGGCCTACAACAATGGCGCTCCGTTACGCTTGAAAGACGTTGCCGAAATCGTCGACGGTGCCGAGAACGAGCGCCTCGCCGCTTGGGCCAACCAGAACCAGGCGGTGTTGCTGAACATTCAGCGCCAGCCCGGTGCCAACGTTATCGAGGTGGTCGACCGTATCAAGACCTTGCTGCCATCGATTACCGACAACCTGCCAGCCGGCCTCGATGTCAGCGTGCTCACCGATCGTACCCAGACCATCCGCGCCTCGGTCAAGGATGTGCAGCACGAACTGCTGCTGGCCATCGCCCTGGTGGTGATGGTGACCTTCGTGTTCCTGCGCCGCTTCAGCGCCACGATCATCCCTTCGGTGGCGGTGCCACTGTCGTTGATCGGCACCTTTGCGGTCATGCACCTGGCGGGCTTCTCGATCAACAACCTGACCTTGATGGCGCTGACCATCGCAACCGGCTTCGTGGTGGACGATGCGATTGTCATGCTGGAGAACATTTCCCGGCACATCGAGGAGGGTGAAACACCTATGCAGGCGGCGCTCAAGGGCGCCCGGCAGATTGGTTTCACGCTGATCTCGCTGACCTTCTCATTGATTGCGGTACTGATCCCCTTGCTGTTCATGGCTGATGTAGTCGGTCGTCTGTTCCGCGAGTTCGCCATTACCCTGGCGGTGGCGATCCTGATTTCCCTTGTGGTGTCCCTGACCTTGACGCCGATGATGTGCGCGCGGTTGCTCAAGCGTGAACCAACGGAGGACGAGCAGGGGCGCTTCTATCGCGCCAGTGGCGCCTCGATCGACTGGATGATCGCCTGGTACGGACGAGGCCTGCAGTGGGTGCTCAAGCACCAGCCGCTGACCTTGCTGGTGGCCGTGGCGACCCTGGGCCTGACTGTGCTGTTGTACTTGGTGGTGCCCAAGGGCTTCTTCCCGCTGCAGGACACCGGGGTTATCCAAGGGATTTCCGAAGCGCCGCAGTCGGTGTCCTTCGCCGCCATGAGCGAGCGCCAGCAGCAGCTCAGCGCGTTGATCCTCAAGGATCCAGCAGTCCAGAGCCTGTCGTCCTATATCGGTGTCGATGGTGACAACGCCACGCTCAACAGTGGCCGCTTGCTGATCAACCTCAAGCCTCACGGCGAGCGTGACCTTACGGCCGCCCAGGTCATTGCTCGGCTTCAACCCGAGGTCGATAAACTGGCTGGTATCCGTCTGTTCATGCAGCCGGTGCAAGATTTGAGTATCGAAGACCGGGTCAGTCGTACCCAGTATCAGTTCAGCCTGTCGTCGCCGGATGCCGATTTGCTCGCGCTGTGGAGCGGCAAGCTGGTCGATGCGCTGCAACAACGCCCCGAGCTTACAGATGTTGCCAGTGACCTGCAGGACAAGGGCCTGCAGGTGTTTCTGGTGATCGACCGTGATGCTGCCAGTCGCCTGGGCATCAATGTCGCCGACATCACCAATGCCTTGTACGACGCTTTTGGCCAGCGCCAGATCTCGACCATTTACACTCAGGCCAGCCAGTACCGCGTAGTGCTGCAGGCTGAAGCCGCTTCCAGCCTGGGCCCGCAGGTACTTGAACAGATCCACGTCAAGGCCACCGACGGTGGCCAGGTACGCCTGTCGAGCCTGGCCCGTATCGAACAGCGTCAGGCGCAACTGGCGATCGCCCATATCGGTCAGTTCCCGGCGGTGATGATGTCGTTCAACCTCGCCCAAGGCGTGGCGCTGGGGGATGCGGTCAAGGCGATCGAGCAGGTGCAACAGGACATCGGTATGCCCGTGGGCGTGCAAACCCGCTTCCAAGGCGCAGCGGAGGCATTCCAGGCGTCGTTGTCGAGCACCTTGCTACTGATTCTGGCTGCTGTGGTGACCATGTACATCGTGCTCGGCGTGCTCTACGAGAGCTACATTCACCCGGTGACCATTCTTTCGACCCTGCCTTCGGCAGCGGTGGGTGCGTTGTTGGCGCTGATTCTGTCCGGTAACGACCTGGGCATGATCGCCATCATTGGCATCATCTTGCTGATTGGCATCGTCAAGAAAAACGCGATCATGATGATCGACTTCGCCCTGGAGGCTGAGCGCAATCAGGGCATGCCCCCGCAAGCGGCGATTTATCAGGCGGCGTTGCTGCGCTTCAGGCCGATTCTGATGACCACGCTGGCCGCCTTGTTCGGCGCTATTCCATTGATGCTTGCCAGCGGTTCCGGAGCAGAACTGCGTCAGCCCCTGGGCCTGGTGATGGTCG